Proteins encoded within one genomic window of Alteribacter populi:
- a CDS encoding PstS family phosphate ABC transporter substrate-binding protein produces MKKFGLSVVVAGFMVITAACGAGEGEVSVSEGSDSNSANNSDETNEVTNEELSGTVSIDGSGTVYPLMSRIAEEFMINEQENVSVEVSRAGTSAGMSKFVAGETDFSNASREIRNEEIEQLEENGIESREFKVALDGLTIVIHPDNDWATELTEEEIIEMFVTGTYKDDDEVLWSDIRSEWPEEPVNFYGPNENHGTNEFFVQEIIEEQDLVQTINLQQEYSTLVNLVSEDVNGIGFFGYGYYASNTDSLQAVAVDFGEGPVEPSLDTIKEDGAYGPFTRPVFTNLNLDSAKEKPEVKAFAEYVFEIANDFAGETGFAPLPEDELHESLEFIQSIE; encoded by the coding sequence GTGAAAAAATTTGGGTTATCAGTTGTCGTAGCAGGGTTTATGGTCATTACAGCAGCTTGTGGTGCAGGAGAAGGAGAGGTTAGTGTAAGCGAGGGTTCAGATTCTAATTCCGCAAACAATTCTGATGAAACGAATGAAGTTACTAATGAAGAACTCTCTGGTACCGTTTCGATTGACGGTTCTGGTACTGTTTATCCTTTAATGTCTCGAATTGCTGAGGAATTTATGATTAATGAGCAAGAAAATGTGAGTGTTGAAGTAAGTCGGGCAGGGACGAGCGCAGGGATGAGTAAGTTCGTTGCTGGGGAAACAGATTTTTCAAATGCCTCTCGTGAAATTAGAAATGAAGAGATTGAACAATTAGAAGAGAACGGCATTGAATCTCGGGAATTTAAAGTAGCGTTAGATGGATTAACGATTGTCATTCATCCAGATAATGATTGGGCTACTGAACTGACGGAAGAAGAAATTATCGAAATGTTTGTAACAGGTACTTATAAAGACGATGATGAAGTTTTATGGTCAGATATTCGTTCAGAGTGGCCTGAAGAGCCGGTTAACTTTTATGGACCGAATGAAAATCATGGCACAAATGAATTTTTCGTTCAAGAAATTATTGAAGAGCAAGACCTGGTCCAAACCATTAATCTTCAACAAGAGTATTCAACACTCGTGAATTTAGTTTCTGAAGATGTAAACGGGATTGGCTTCTTCGGTTACGGATACTATGCAAGCAATACGGATAGCCTTCAAGCGGTAGCAGTTGATTTTGGCGAAGGACCGGTTGAACCCTCTCTTGATACGATCAAAGAAGACGGAGCTTATGGACCGTTTACACGTCCGGTATTCACAAACTTAAACCTTGATTCTGCTAAAGAAAAACCGGAAGTAAAAGCTTTTGCTGAGTATGTTTTTGAAATAGCCAATGACTTTGCTGGAGAAACTGGATTTGCTCCACTTCCAGAAGATGAGTTGCACGAATCACTTGAATTCATTCAATCAATCGAATAA
- a CDS encoding ribosomal-processing cysteine protease Prp: MIRVTIERNENKHLASFTMEGHADSGPHGHDLVCAAASALSFGTINAIAELCKLELPVQMGKEGGFLRCHVPSDLGNDTYEKVQLLLEGLVVSFSMLEEQYGEYIQVNRR, encoded by the coding sequence ATGATTAGAGTAACGATTGAGCGAAATGAAAATAAGCATTTAGCTTCCTTTACGATGGAAGGACATGCTGATTCCGGTCCACATGGTCACGACCTTGTGTGTGCCGCAGCCTCTGCTTTGTCGTTTGGAACGATTAATGCAATAGCTGAGCTTTGTAAACTTGAACTCCCTGTACAAATGGGGAAGGAAGGTGGCTTTCTCCGCTGTCACGTTCCGAGTGATCTCGGGAATGATACGTATGAGAAAGTACAGCTGCTCTTAGAAGGGCTCGTCGTATCATTTTCCATGCTGGAAGAACAATACGGAGAGTACATCCAAGTAAACAGGAGGTGA
- a CDS encoding MBL fold metallo-hydrolase: MKITIVGFWGAYPERGEATSCYLIEHGGMKVVIDCGSGAVSQLQHYTELKDIDAVVLSHYHADHVADVGVLQYSRVVDQNLNRTSDTLLIYGHKEDEAAYARLTKKPFTEGLPYSEDEKLQLGEMTFSFKRTTHPVPCFAIRVEAGGRTLVYTADTSYQESLEEFCRGADLLIAETSFYKGQPAASYGHMNSEEVGKLAQASNVGKLVLSHLPHFGQRDELIHEASDVFGGEVTLARSGQVFEV; the protein is encoded by the coding sequence ATGAAGATTACGATCGTTGGGTTTTGGGGGGCTTATCCGGAACGTGGGGAAGCAACGTCGTGCTACTTAATCGAACATGGCGGGATGAAGGTCGTAATTGATTGCGGCAGCGGAGCCGTTTCACAGCTGCAACACTATACAGAATTAAAAGATATAGACGCGGTGGTCCTGTCTCACTATCACGCTGATCACGTGGCAGATGTAGGGGTGCTTCAATACAGCCGAGTTGTCGATCAAAACTTAAATCGTACAAGTGATACATTGCTCATTTATGGACATAAAGAGGACGAGGCTGCTTATGCTAGATTGACGAAAAAACCTTTTACGGAAGGGCTTCCGTATTCAGAAGACGAGAAACTACAGCTCGGGGAAATGACGTTTTCGTTTAAAAGGACGACACATCCGGTACCTTGTTTTGCAATTCGAGTAGAGGCAGGTGGTCGAACGTTAGTATATACAGCTGATACCTCTTATCAAGAATCGCTTGAGGAGTTTTGTCGTGGCGCTGACCTGCTCATTGCTGAGACCAGCTTTTATAAAGGTCAGCCTGCTGCTAGTTACGGGCATATGAATAGTGAAGAAGTCGGAAAGCTCGCTCAGGCTTCCAACGTTGGGAAACTTGTGTTATCCCATTTGCCGCATTTTGGGCAGCGAGACGAGCTCATTCATGAAGCTTCTGACGTATTCGGAGGCGAGGTGACTTTGGCTAGGAGTGGACAGGTATTTGAGGTATAA
- the rplU gene encoding 50S ribosomal protein L21: MYAIIETGGKQVKVEEGQEVFIEKLDAAEGETVTFDHVILIGGDETKVGSPFVDGASVSAKVEKHGRGKKTIVYKMKKRKNYRRKQGHRQPYTKVTINSITV; encoded by the coding sequence ATGTACGCAATTATTGAAACTGGTGGTAAGCAAGTCAAAGTGGAAGAAGGCCAAGAGGTTTTCATTGAGAAGCTTGACGCTGCTGAAGGTGAAACAGTAACGTTTGACCATGTAATCCTAATCGGTGGTGACGAAACAAAAGTTGGTTCTCCATTCGTAGATGGTGCTTCCGTTTCTGCTAAAGTTGAAAAACACGGCCGCGGAAAGAAGACAATCGTTTACAAAATGAAGAAGCGTAAGAACTACCGTCGTAAGCAAGGACACCGTCAACCTTACACAAAAGTTACAATCAATTCAATCACCGTTTAA
- the rpmA gene encoding 50S ribosomal protein L27, with protein sequence MFLKLDLQFFAQKKGVGSTKNGRDSISKRLGTKRGDGQSVTGGSILVRQRGTRIYAGVNVGKGGDDTLFAKVDGVVKFERVGRDRKRVSVYPEVQEA encoded by the coding sequence ATGTTTTTGAAACTGGATCTTCAATTTTTCGCCCAGAAAAAAGGGGTAGGTAGTACGAAAAACGGTCGTGACTCCATCTCTAAACGTTTAGGTACTAAACGTGGAGACGGTCAGTCTGTTACTGGTGGATCTATCCTTGTACGTCAACGCGGAACACGTATTTACGCAGGTGTAAACGTTGGTAAAGGCGGCGACGACACGTTGTTCGCAAAAGTTGACGGCGTTGTTAAATTTGAACGTGTGGGACGCGATCGCAAACGCGTAAGTGTATACCCAGAAGTTCAAGAAGCGTAA